A region from the Anoplolepis gracilipes chromosome 2, ASM4749672v1, whole genome shotgun sequence genome encodes:
- the LOC140663180 gene encoding suppressor APC domain-containing protein 2 isoform X1, translating into MAQIQTSTVDGLPKHFVNAMRTLFDIMDDQNTGFVKFADIEGRWQDDGTQGLPKGILDSLKKVTPPNGMLSFERFCAGLKICLLQIQTETDSKKHNGQPNRPPSAPILIPDSQTKAAWTSPNTATIRPNNVISQQRTLSMPQLLANRKDMNAQLELMDGRNIGEPKINKVYGPPKPPRTGAALEGRMISSERNFDKSEIRTALQNWQMGLMMNDEKEKRQLQAVNYRPDARTLLRPARVLGDGKAIDIQTNQLGLQSKKPSGRRREPRRHTLQNGIDYNMMKRMKQIEQEKDVLLQGLTAVDKAREWYLKQISATQEKIKHLGRMGSHVEQWTEAQQERLELQRARVLEVNRHLAALISTWERGGLPLHMNLAFLSTPTSAQLQQDMLSRLKQQNHRLTEEVSKKSQRIALLEQEKDSLVRELYNRQSGLIQSRRATMIHEQHDQTFII; encoded by the exons ATGGCACAAATACAGACGTCGACTGTGGACGGATTGCCCAAGCATTTCGTCAACGCGATGCGCACGTTGTTCGACATAATGGACGATCAGAACACCGGTTTCGTAAAGTTCGCCGACATCGAGGGCCGATGGCAGGACGACGGTACCCAGGGTCTGCCTAAGGGTATCCTTGACAGCTTGAAGAAAGTCACCCCACCGAATGGTATGCTGTCGTTCGAGAGATTCTGCGCGGGCTTGAAGATCTGTCTGCTGCAGATACAAACGGAGACCGATTCTAAGAAACATAACGGTCAGCCCAACAGACCCCCGTCCGCGCCGATACTTATCCCTGACAGCCAGACCAAAGCGGCTTGGACCTCTCCCAACACTGCTACGATAAGACCCAATAATGTCATATCTCAGCAACGTACTCTCAGCATGCCGCAATTACTGGCCAATCGCAAAGATATGAATGCGCAATTAGAATTAATGGATGGAAGAAACATTGGGGAACCAAAGATCAATAAAGTATACGGCCCACCAAAGCCACCAAGGACAGGTGCTGCGTTAGAAGGTAGAATGATAAGTTCAGAGCGTAACTTTGACAAGTCTGAGATTAGGACCGCTTTGCAGAATTGGCAAATGGGTCTTATGATGAAcgacgagaaagaaaaacgtCAGTTGCAGGCTGTAAATTATAGACCAGACGCTAGGACATTGTTGAGACCAGCCAGAGTACTGGGTGATGGTAAAGCGATCGATATACAGACTAATCAACTTGGTCTGCAATCCAAGAAACCGTCGGGTCGTCGCAGAGAACCCAGACGGCATACGTTGCAGAATGGTATTGATTACAATATG ATGAAAAGAATGAAACAGATTGAACAAGAAAAAGATGTATTACTTCAAGGTTTAACTGCTGTTGACAAAGCTAGAGAATGGTACTTGAAGCAAATTTCTGCTACGCAAGAGAAGATTAAACATCTCGGACGAATGGGCTCTCATGtg GAACAATGGACAGAGGCACAACAGGAACGTTTAGAACTCCAACGTGCGCGAGTCCTAGAAGTAAATCGGCATCTAGCCGCCTTGATAAGTACCTGGGAACGTGGAGGCCTTCCTTTACATATGAACCTCGCTTTCTTGAGTACTCCAACTTCAGCTCAACTTCAACAGGATATGTTATCACGGCTTAAACAACAAAATCATAGATTAACTGAG GAAGTTAGCAAAAAAAGCCAACGAATAGCATTACTTGAGCAAGAAAAAGACAGTCTTGTTAGAGAATTGTATAATAGACAGTCTGGATTAATTCAGTCCCGAAGAGCAACAATGATCCATGAACAACATGATCAAACGTTCAT AATATAA
- the LOC140663180 gene encoding suppressor APC domain-containing protein 2 isoform X2, producing MAQIQTSTVDGLPKHFVNAMRTLFDIMDDQNTGFVKFADIEGRWQDDGTQGLPKGILDSLKKVTPPNGMLSFERFCAGLKICLLQIQTETDSKKHNGQPNRPPSAPILIPDSQTKAAWTSPNTATIRPNNVISQQRTLSMPQLLANRKDMNAQLELMDGRNIGEPKINKVYGPPKPPRTGAALEGRMISSERNFDKSEIRTALQNWQMGLMMNDEKEKRQLQAVNYRPDARTLLRPARVLGDGKAIDIQTNQLGLQSKKPSGRRREPRRHTLQNGIDYNMMKRMKQIEQEKDVLLQGLTAVDKAREWYLKQISATQEKIKHLGRMGSHVEQWTEAQQERLELQRARVLEVNRHLAALISTWERGGLPLHMNLAFLSTPTSAQLQQDMLSRLKQQNHRLTEEVSKKSQRIALLEQEKDSLVRELYNRQSGLIQSRRATMIHEQHDQTFM from the exons ATGGCACAAATACAGACGTCGACTGTGGACGGATTGCCCAAGCATTTCGTCAACGCGATGCGCACGTTGTTCGACATAATGGACGATCAGAACACCGGTTTCGTAAAGTTCGCCGACATCGAGGGCCGATGGCAGGACGACGGTACCCAGGGTCTGCCTAAGGGTATCCTTGACAGCTTGAAGAAAGTCACCCCACCGAATGGTATGCTGTCGTTCGAGAGATTCTGCGCGGGCTTGAAGATCTGTCTGCTGCAGATACAAACGGAGACCGATTCTAAGAAACATAACGGTCAGCCCAACAGACCCCCGTCCGCGCCGATACTTATCCCTGACAGCCAGACCAAAGCGGCTTGGACCTCTCCCAACACTGCTACGATAAGACCCAATAATGTCATATCTCAGCAACGTACTCTCAGCATGCCGCAATTACTGGCCAATCGCAAAGATATGAATGCGCAATTAGAATTAATGGATGGAAGAAACATTGGGGAACCAAAGATCAATAAAGTATACGGCCCACCAAAGCCACCAAGGACAGGTGCTGCGTTAGAAGGTAGAATGATAAGTTCAGAGCGTAACTTTGACAAGTCTGAGATTAGGACCGCTTTGCAGAATTGGCAAATGGGTCTTATGATGAAcgacgagaaagaaaaacgtCAGTTGCAGGCTGTAAATTATAGACCAGACGCTAGGACATTGTTGAGACCAGCCAGAGTACTGGGTGATGGTAAAGCGATCGATATACAGACTAATCAACTTGGTCTGCAATCCAAGAAACCGTCGGGTCGTCGCAGAGAACCCAGACGGCATACGTTGCAGAATGGTATTGATTACAATATG ATGAAAAGAATGAAACAGATTGAACAAGAAAAAGATGTATTACTTCAAGGTTTAACTGCTGTTGACAAAGCTAGAGAATGGTACTTGAAGCAAATTTCTGCTACGCAAGAGAAGATTAAACATCTCGGACGAATGGGCTCTCATGtg GAACAATGGACAGAGGCACAACAGGAACGTTTAGAACTCCAACGTGCGCGAGTCCTAGAAGTAAATCGGCATCTAGCCGCCTTGATAAGTACCTGGGAACGTGGAGGCCTTCCTTTACATATGAACCTCGCTTTCTTGAGTACTCCAACTTCAGCTCAACTTCAACAGGATATGTTATCACGGCTTAAACAACAAAATCATAGATTAACTGAG GAAGTTAGCAAAAAAAGCCAACGAATAGCATTACTTGAGCAAGAAAAAGACAGTCTTGTTAGAGAATTGTATAATAGACAGTCTGGATTAATTCAGTCCCGAAGAGCAACAATGATCCATGAACAACATGATCAAACGTTCATGTAA